Proteins encoded in a region of the Desulfovibrio sp. TomC genome:
- a CDS encoding BrnA antitoxin family protein — protein sequence MIFSKRPSACALEDLLPETKERVCIRLDHDVLAWFRSQKKKGYQTAI from the coding sequence ATGATTTTTTCGAAAAGGCCAAGCGCATGCGCCTTGGAAGATCTTTTGCCCGAGACGAAGGAGCGTGTTTGCATTCGCCTTGACCATGATGTTCTGGCCTGGTTTCGCAGCCAGAAAAAAAAGGGCTACCAGACGGCAATTAA